CGGCCATAACCAAGTCACAATATCATGATCTTGGGGAAAAGCTTTACCACTACACAATATTTGTATAATTGACAACATACCTATAAGAAATCAGAATGTTTAGCCATCTTTTGGATCGATGTATACACATTTTTCAAAAATCTGACCCCGCCACTGACATATGCGCCAACTATATTGCCAGTACCATGTATTAGTTACCTTACTCATTGAGGCTATGTGCATATATGCAACAAAGAACTATTGGTAGACAAGGGGAATTAGGAAAGCGAGCATCAGTTTCGAATCAAAATCAGAACCTATGAAATAAGCATAATTATTATAAATTATAGATGACCCTGTTATATAGCTACGGATTATAATCACTTCCAAAGCATAGTAGTAAGCGAAAGTGATAGGAAATGCTCTGGTTGCCTGTAAGTGCAAGGCAATTACAATGCTGCTATATTCTCTAAAAAAAACGGACTCATTTCATGTTTATATAATTTATCTCATAGCCGAACCGTTCCTTTTTCTAGTGGATAAATAATGTGGATGTCATGCAAACACAAAATCAAGATCCTGTAGGTGCCAACGTGATAGAGAATGGAAGTAACGAAGAGGATGAGCTAACCTTGCTAGCTGCTGGAGCGGGCGAGCCGCTGGCTCCGCATAAGGACAGTTTAGTTTCAGAGAAGTGGCTCAAAGACCAACAATGTAAATGAGTTCATTGCTCCAGGAACCATACAAAAGCAGTAAGCTCGAGCAGCTGCCCATGGCACAAACGACTGGACACCGAGTTTAGTTTCAGACAACAGGTTTCAGACAACAGGCAGTAATATTAGTAGGTAGCAACTAAAGTTCAGTTTTAGGAAATAGCAACCAATAAGATCAGCAAAGGTAGCTAGAGCTAACCCATGAACTCGGCACGCACTACTGCAGGGCTCCTCCCCTGTTTGCACAGAGGGTGTACTTGCAAAGCGTGCCTTACATGCTTATACAAAATAAGCTTTACACTGGGGTGACCTTTACACTGGGGTGACAGTGCAAAGGTGACCCATTGACCGCATATACTACTGCAGGGCTCCTCCCCTGTTTGCACAGAGGGTGTACCTGCAAAGCGTGCTTCATAAACAGCGTGGGCTTATACAAAAGAAGCTTTGCACTGGCATTTACATAGACAGTGCAAAGGTGACATCGACTTGCACCAAGACGATGAGGCTGCCTCGGTAACCCGACGATCTAGCAAGGAAGGCTCACTGACCAACAGCAGAGGGCGAGCCACGGAATGTTACTAAGATACTAACAAGCTCTTCAGATGGTCCATGTGAGGCATGCTCGCAGAAGGCACCATAGCTGAAGATAAGGCAGCGCGGACGGAGACCTGAATGTAAGAAGCCGTTATAATCTGTTAACCTAGAAGAGAAGTAACCGAAGTTAGATTACAAATATAATTCCGAGAGAGGAAGGAACAAGTCAAAACCGAACACTCTTAAAATAGCGGAACAGGAAATCTTAAAAGTGGGCACGAAAAACAATCATAGCTGAAATCAGTGGCAAGAagaaaacttgtcaggtaaggaagAGTCCTTCCTCTGGTTTCCAACCCTGTCCTATTTGATCTAGATAAGGAGTTTCCTGGTTGTTCTGGGCTATGCGAACTCAAAATATCTAATGGCGCAAAAAACAAGAGAGTCAAACCTTATATACATACGCCACCCACAAACACATCGTCCAAGTGTCTACGGCTTCGCTTTCTTGGACAAGGTACCTGACTTCGCAGAATTGGCGTTCCtaagacagaagaaagaatgtCATGTACCTGTGACTGGCTTTAGATAAAGTAGCACCATGTATTTAGGCTAAACCAAAGAAGGCGTAAAGAATATATTCATGGATTATTTGTCCAGCAGGGGGTGGTACATACATCCTAGAGCATAAAGCGGAAGTCGAAAACATAAAAATATCAAATCAAACATAATAATACCTAAACCTACATGCAATAGGCGACGAAAGAATACCTCTTAGATTTTGGGTTTGGAGGCGGTCCGTTTTTCTCTACATCAGTGGTTATACCATCATCTTCCACAGGCTGAACCAACGTCTGAAAAATGTGCCAAGGAATGCAAGGTAAAGAAAGGATATCCAGGAAACGCTATCACAGGCAAAGATTAAAAGCACGTAGACTAACCGCTGGCTCTTCTTCAGCTGCGGCGGCACAAGCATCAGCCAACTGTGTGTTCCGTTTCGGAGGGCTTGAAAACAAAGAACGCTTCGTGCCACGCTTAGGGGCAGACGAACTGATGTGGGAAACAATAAATTAGGCAATGACATGGAAACAAAACAAACAAGATGTGCACACATCGAGAACAGGTAAAACAAGAATACCCTTTAGCTGGAGTCCCAGGGCTAGCAATAGGAGAAGGGGGTGTTGCATTCCCACTGCTATGCGATCCACCAAACGTAGCAGCCCTGTGCTGCACATGTGATAGAGTTGGACCTAAGGGCAAGAGCCTGGAACCTGAACCACCAGTGGACGATGAAGCCCCAGCAGACCTCGAGGAAGCAGCAAAAGCCAGAGGAGGTAACTCGGGTTTGTAGGTCTCCTCAATCCTGCATACTTGGAAATTCAGGTTCTCGCTATTGCCTGAGTTCCATTTCTTCGAAATGGAAACTAAAAGCTTGTACTTGTGGCCAACGAGACGCTCAATCTCAGCCGGAATAGCTGTGTCGTGTCTAGCAACATTGGCCAACTCATCAACCGTGTAATAGCCTGGATATCTTTGCCGCATCAAGTTCATGAGTTGCCTGCCCACGGCCCCTGCCGCAACCTTTTCGAACATCACAAATTCAGATTCACCTGTGGCATCAGTCGCAAAGAAGGAGATGCAATACCTGAAAGCAAGGAGCAAACCACGATTAGGCAACATGTACCAGGGAATTAAAACAGGCAAGTGGCGAGGCACTAACGTCAGAAGAATCGCAGTCTTTGCCCGAACACCGAAATCGGCACCCATCGTGCTTAGAGGACTTGCGGCACACGGAGCACGAAGCGAACTCTAACTCGGGGAACATAATGTTCATGGCTAGGATCAATTCATTTAGATTGATTCTTCCATATTCCTGTTGACCCACCAGTGAGCTCCTTAATTTAAGTTTGCCTGAATCTAATTAATCTAAATAGGCAAGCAACTCTTTCTACAGAAGCTCCATACTCCCTTTTAGTACCTACATTTGTACTGACAACCAGCAATGGTACGTCATCTTACAGATCTCATTTACCATATAAAACCCATGAATCAAATATACCACATCTTACTCCTATTAGAAAGGTCTTCACTAACAGAAGGAAAGGAACACTAAAAGATGGACAACAAGCAAAGTGCACATCTGAAAAATAAAACCACAGTATCAACATTTCCTACGCACTCTTTCAGAAAACCAGAAGCATCTCAAACAGCAATTTAGAAAGGAAAACTGTATGCTAAAATAGAATCCCATAAATCCAGAGTTTTAATGGAATTATACAACAACAAAAAATACATTCTATTGCTAAGCATTTTATTGACCTTGTCAATAAAAAATTGCGCGCAAGCTAGAAATCATACTGGCAAGGAGATCCAACAATTCTATAGCCTAAACAGTGATATGTATGCCCAGACCATTAACAGAGATGGAACAACAGAATAGGTAGCCTTTTAAATAGTAGAATCTCTATTTGTTGGTGGGCACAGTTATAGGAGAAGATACAAATCtaatagaaaaagaaatgaagCAGAAAAGATTCATCTGAATGGGGTACAAGTGAAATATGTTACTTGCTAGTAAAATTATAGCTTGACTAATTAAGCATGCAGAGAAAAATCACGAGAAGATGAGGGGCAACAACATAGGCTGGGATCAGTGTTTATTCATAGCAAGCAGGCGAATTGCCACAATTGAAAGAATTCATGGTCCTACTCTCCATCTCATACCATCGCAAACATAAGTTAAGTTATGAACAGTTCCCACAACCTGAAAAAATTAGTTTCAGATTTTACAAACAAAAATGGTAAGCAGGACGTGAAACATGCTTAGAATAAAAAGGTTCAGTTGtgccgaagaagaaaaaaaactTACAAGCATGCTCCTTTGTAGCAGCCTGCTGAAGAAAAGTCCATAAGAGAATTAGGGAAGCTAACACCAAATGGCACATAAAACTCCACCAAGTCAAGCAAGCATATAAGTAACTTTGGCAGCTACGGTCGTATGCACAAAACATTGGTCCTTCTCTGCTCTAATTGTTGCACACAGACTCATCTCAAATCGTAAGCAACATATGCTTCAAATTAAATACTTTCGGCATAATCCAGAAGTGCCTATCCATGTTCTAACATGTGAACGTGCATATCAGTTGCTGAATAAACAAAGTAATAAACAATCTACATGGGACGAACGGTGGTACTAACCTTTTAGCCCCACACCCTCGTGCTGCCGGCCGCAGTCGTCGCGCCTCGCATGGCCAGTTGATGAGCTGTACTACACaaaacaaaacttcacacaataagAAAGTACTACAGCAGGAATGCCAGATAGTAATTAATTTGCAGCAAAATTCATCAATTGCTCTCCCTAACCTCTTAATGCTGATGCAGCATTGTTTGCCCATATCGTTCTCCACCTCCGTTCCTCCAAGCTGCACCACTCAAGCCAAACGACCACCTCTGTACCCCAAAGACCAATCCCGGTTCAAACCACTGCAAATAGGGTATAGTGTGACATATCAAAATGGGAGGACAAATTCCAGATGATGGGGCACAGCAAAAGAAGAGCACACCAGAAATTTTGCTCATGGATCTAAAACAAAGTGAATCAGAGAGAGAAAGGAGGAGGATAATCATGTTCACCGAGCCTTTCTCTCATAGGAGAAGGTTCACTCTGCCTGGGAGCGTTTAGCACTGCGTTAGCGTCCAGGTCCGTGCACCACCAGAGGCGCCCTCCCTGGAAGCCGACCGGCGGCGTGATCCCTCCATGGAAGCCGACCGGCAAGAGCGCGCCCTTCCCCGAGCGCGCCTCTGGCCACCCGGGCTCGGCCGCCGAGCTCGCCCGCAGCTCGAGGAAAACCTCACCACTCGCAGCGCACGAGCCGTCGTGCTCGCACCACACCACAGATCGGAGAGGGGGGATGGTGGTGAGGGACGGTGGGAGAGAGAAGAGGGCACGGCGACGGCTCGGTGGagggcgccggcgacggctgaAGAGGGAGGAGCACGGAGACAGGGGTGTGGATGCGGGGCAGATATTTTTCACCCATCGGGGTGAAACCTAGATTTCCCCATCTCGCTTGACTGAGGTACCAACCAGTTTTTCCACCGACGCCTGATTGCCTGACCCCACCAACATCCAGGCCCATGTGTCATCGGGGTTTGTATGTAGCTCGGACGTGAACAAGGAATGAGACAAATCCAACGGCATCAGTTAACCATGGAGGTGAATTCTGATACTGTTGTTTTCATCTAACGGCCAACGAGGAGTTGCCCCTGGGAGTGCCTCGGTTGGCCGGGTAGGCTAGCGCCTTTTAGAGATAGAATTTTCTGCAGATTGGGACTCTACAGAAAGATGCATATCCAGCATTTGATGAGCTAACTTCAAAGATCACTAGATCAGTACATTGAATCTTGAGCGAGTTAGGAAAATTAAGAGCTGTCTCATGGCAATTTCTGGATATGTGCAGAAGGTAGGCAATTGAATTTATTCAAGAATTCAGTCTATATCACGTAAATCTTCTCTCCGCGTTCTGCGCTGCTGTGTCATACTATCATGGGTTGGTGCTGTCAGACATAATATGTTATTTCATTCTGTTGGCTATTTTTGATATCACTATTTGTTTGATTTCCATAACTATGTGAAAGAATTTCACCAAACCTTCACCCTCACCGTGAACATACACACATCTGACTACTTCATACCTCTGTATCTATTCTTTGTCTCTCTATGTTTTTTGCGGGGGTCTTTATAATTTTCTGCCAAAAGCCTATTCACAGGAACCTTCTCAACTCATTTTCCTTCTTGATAAAATATACTTTCTGACATGTGAGTGTTGGCCCAGCCCCAATATGCCGCCGTGTACTTCCGGCGAGCAACGGCGAAGAAACGAACTGACGAGACGACGTACGTACTAGCAAATCCTTGACCTGCACACACGTAGAAGACAAAGAGCTAGCCAAACGATTAGAGCGATTGCTAGCAGCAGAACTTCACGTATATCGCCAAAGGCTCGTCTCGAGCCTTGTTGATTTTATTCCTTCACGATGTGGTGGTTTTACAAGTGCTGGTTACACGTATACTTATACACGGCTAACCTGACTCCTACTCGGTGGTGTACTCAGCGTCCAACACGGTACAAACCCAACACGACGCCGACCCGGTTCTTAATCCGGTTTAGACTCTCCTAGACGTATACGGAAACTACGACGCACACGACGTCTTGCCGACGTCGAGAGTGATTAGTTCTAACAATCACCCCCCTAAGCACGATGTGCTCGTCTTCACAGCTTGGACGCCGATCCTTCGTCGCATCTCCAAGAACTTCAGTCGACCTAAAGACTTGGTCAGAATATCTGCAAGCTGATCATCGGTGCGAACATAGTTGACTTCAATCTTGTTCTCCTCTACACACCCCCGTATGTAGTGATACCTCGTATCAATGTGCTTACTCATGTCATGGTGCACCGGATTCTTGCACAAAGAGATTGTAAACTTGTTGTCAACATTGAGCACCACCCTTTCCGCTTCCTCCTCCTTGAGGTCACCGAGTAGCCTCCCTAGCCACACACCTTGACATGCCGCGGTCGCAGCTGCTATATACTCAGCTTCACAGGAAGATAATGCAACTACCTTTTGCTTCTGCGATAGCCAACTTACGATGCTATTTCCAAGGAAATATGCCACGCCCGAGGTACTCTTACGGTCGTCAACATCGCCTGCCATGTCGCTGTCACTATAGCCAAgtatcttcaccttccccttctctTTCAAATAGACAATACCGTAGTCAGTTGTCCCTTTGATGTACCTGAGTATATGTTTTACCGCTGCCCAATGTTCCGTTGTGGGTGCTTCCATGTAGCGACTCACAATGCCAACGGAATAGGCCAAGTCCGGTCTTGTGTTCACGAGATACCTCAAACTTCCGACCACACTCCTATACTCCGTTGCATCAACCGCGGGTGCTTCGCTCTTCTTGCTTAGTTTAACCCGAGGTTCCATTGGAACTTGAGTTGGATTGCAATCTTCCATGCCACAATTCTCGAGTATCTTCTTCGCATATGCCTCCTGGCATAGTGTAATCTCACCCAGCTTTTGTTGCACCTCGATCCCAAGATAGTAGGTCAACAAGCCTAGATCACTCATCTTGAATAACTCCTTCATCTGTAGCTTGAACTTAGCAATCTCCTCCTCATCCGCTCCGGTTATCAATAGGTTGTCGACATAGATGCCAACTAGTAGACGATCCCTTCCTTGTCCTCGCTTATACATAGCATGCTCCAGTGGGCTCTTCTCGAATCCGAGAGAGATCAATGTACGATCAAGCTTGATGTTCCACGCCCGAGGGGCCTGCCCCGTACAACGCCTTGTGTAGCTTCAATACCTTGTGTTCCTCTCCACGCTTGACGAATCCCGGTGGTTGCCTCACATAGACTTCTTCTTCCAACTCCCCATTCAAAAATGCGGATTTCACATTCATGTGATGCAATTTCCAAGATTCTTGAGCTACGAGAGTGATAATTAATCTCACCGATTCCATCCTTGCAACGGGAGCGAACACTTCTTCGAAATCCACACCTTGCTCTTGCACGTAGCTCTTGGCCACTAGCCTTGCTTTGTGTTTCACCAAATTCCCTTCGGCATCCTTCTTGATTTTGTACACCCACTTGAGCCCTATGGCTTTTTGGCCGTTGGGTAGATCGACAAGCTTCCATGTATTGTTGTCATGGATCGACACCAACTCCTCATCCATAGCACGACGCCAACACTCCTCCGTGTTTGCGTCCTCGAACTTCGTCGGCTCCTCGGTGAATAAACACCGACCTTGTCCTCTCCCTCGCGCACGCGTTGTGCCAAAGGTCTCCGGCGGATAGAATTCCAGTACACTTCGGAATTTTTCCGGAGTCGGCGGACGTCTCCTTTCTTCCGATGCACTTGGAGGAGACGTTGGAGCTGACGATGCCGTTCCGGCTGCAGCAGTAGGCGTTGATACGTCCGCGGACACTCCTGGATTGGTTCCTGGCAAAGAACCACTGTCCACGTCCACGTCCGTTCCTGGCAAAGAACCACTGTCCACGTCCGTTTCTGGATTAGCTGTTGCTGGTGATCGTGCAGCTGAGCCACCAGCGCCAGCTCCTCCTGGCTCACGTCCAGGGCCGGTCGGCCTTGCACCAGCCCGACCTGGGCTTCCTGATTGAGACCCGCCCCGCATCGCTGCCTCCTCGCTGGCTTGGCCGCGCGCCCCGCTAGGAGAGCGCATGTCGCTCGCCTCGCCTCCAGGTGCGGCACGTCCGCTGCTGCTCGCCCCTGGACTCCCGTATGGAGAGCTTCCTGGCGGCTCGATCGAGCGAGCGCTCGACTCGCTGCCGTTCCGCGCGCTGTTCCGATAGCTAGCACCATCAGACGTAGCGCTGCTGCTTGCGCCCGGACCTCCATCTTCTGGACCAGAACTAGCGCCTGAATCCGTAACGTCCCGCGACGCTGCTTCTTGATCATCTACATGTGAATCACTGTAAACCACAGTAAATATCTCGTCTGAGATCAACTGTACCGGTTCCGCGGAGCCCCAATTCCATGATTTCTCCTCCTCGAAGACGACGTCGCGTGTCACCACCAACTGTTTATTCACTGGATTGTACGCGCGATACGCCTTCGAACCGGCTTCATAGCCGATCATGACCATTGGAGTACTTCGATCCGCCAACTTGCTAGTATGCCCGGATACCGTTTTCACATGCGCCACGTACCCGAAAGTGCGAAGATGATCAACCGAGGGCTTGCGTCCGTACCATGCTTCGTACGGTGTCATACCAACCACGCTCTTAGTTGGTGCCCTGTTCAGTAGATAGACGGCCGTCGTGACCGTCTCGCCCCAAAACCTGCCCGGCACGCCTTTGCTTTTCATCATGCTACGTGCCATGGCCACCACGGTTTGGTTCCTTCTCTCCACAACACCGTTTTGCTGCGGTGAATATGGCGCGGTAAGGTACCGCTGGATCCCATGTGCTTCGCAAAACGCCTTGAATTCATTGGATTTGAACTCCCCACCCCGATCGGTACGGAGGGCCTTCAACTTTGCCTCGGACTCCACCTCGGCCGCCATCTTCACAATCCTGAACGCTTGCAAAGCTTGATCCTTACTCTTCAGCAACACAACCCACATGTATCTACTGAAGTTGTCGACGATGAGCAAAAAGTACTTGTTCCCGGCGGGGGTCGCCGGCGTGATTGGTCCGCATAGGTCTCCATGCACCAACTCAAGAACCTTACTTGCTCGATATTGTCCCTCCCTTGGAAACGGGGCTCGCCTTTGCTTCCCAATGAGACAACCGTCGCACACCTGCTCAACATGATCAACACACGGTAAGCCACGTACCATCTCCTTCTGTCCAAGTTGCCGTAGAGCCTGGAAATTAAGATGCCCGTAGCGCGCGTGCCACCTCCATGCCGAGTCTTCCATGCTTGACATCAAGCATACCGGATCCACCCGATCCAGGTTGAGGATGTAGAGTCGATTCCTCGCCCTCTCCACCTTCATGATGAGTTGCCTTTGACGATCATACCCCCATAAGAACTCGTCCTCGATCACGATCTTGCATCCACGCTCCGCGAGCTGACCAAGACTGATGATATTGCTCTTCAACTTGGGGATATAGTACACATCCGTGAGTACCTTGTGACCGCCGTTCTTCAACTCAAATAGGACAGTACCTCGCCCTGCTATCCCAACGGTCGATCCATCGCCGAACCGAACCGTTCCTCCCACCGAGAGGTCTAGCTCAGAGAATTGAGCCTTGTCGCCGGTCATGTGGTTGCTTGCGCCTGTGTCGAGGTACCAGACATGCCTCGCTGTCCTCATCCTCGCCTTGTCATGAAGGAAAACCTTGTCTTCCTCGAGCGTGACGATCTCCCTAGCCGGCACATGCGGAGTTGATCCAACGTTGTCCATCAGCTCGCATACTTCGAGCATCAACATCATTGGCGCATCATCTCCTTCCTTCGCCAAGAGAGCCTTCTTCTCCGGAGCGTTGCGACACTCCGATTTGAAGTGACCGAGCTGGTTGCAATTATGGCAGCGAAGATTCTTTTTATTGAACTTCTTCTTCGGCTTCTTCGGCTTCTCATCCGACTTCTTCGCCGGGCGGGAGGCTTCTTGATAACCACCATTGCTTGATGCTCCATTGCTCTTCTTCTCTCTTGCGGCCATTGCCTGCCACTGGGCGCGCGTAAGCATCACGTGCTCCTCCACTTTTGCTTCGCCGCCGTAGGTGATCTTCATCCTCTCATCATGCGCCTTGAACCGTCCGACCAAATCGTCCATCGTGAGAGTCTTGAGATCGACGCACTGCTCGATCGCCGAAACAACGGGCAAGTAACGCGGCGACGCCGCGCGTAGGAAACGCCGTACGATCGAGATCTCCTCGAGCTTCTCGTCCAGCGCGCGAATCCCATTGACCAATGTAGCGACCCTCGAAGCGAAGGCGTCCACCTTCTCATCTACTCCCATCTCCAGGTTCTCGTACTGCTTCTGCAAGGTTTGTAGGGCCGCCTCGTGGACGCGCTCGTGACCAAGATTTAGCGTCTTGATCGTCTCCCACGCCTCCTTTGCAGATTTCTTCGAGATCAGGTGCTGCTTCACGTCCATCAGCATCACTGAGCAGATGGCCGTGAGTGCCCGTCGGTCCTTGCGGTACATCGGCGCGCCCTTCTTGAACTCGTTGCCGCCGGGATCGACAGCCTCCCAGATTTCGTTGGACTCGAGCGCCCACATCATCGTGGTCGCCCACACCGTGTAGTTGTCGCGGATGTATTGCGGATACTGCGTCGACACCGGCGCCGTGGCGCCGGAAGACTCGCCCACTTCCTTCGTCATGACCTCCCGTTACTAGGAGATCCTccacgaggctctgataccaattgttggccCAGCCCCAATATGCCGCTGTGTACTTCCGGCGAGCAACAGCGAAGAAACGAACTGACGAGACGACGTACGTACTAGCAAATTCTTGACCTGCACACACGTAGAAGACAAAGAGCTAGCCAAACTATTAGAGCGATTGCTAGCAGCAGAACTTCACGTATATCGCCAAAGGCTCGTCTCGAGCCTTGTTGATTTTATTCCTTCACGATGTGGTGGTTTTACAAGTGCTGGTTACACGTACACTTATACACGGCTAACCTGACTCCTACTCGGTGGTGTACTCAGCGTCCAACACGGTACAAACCTAACACGATGCCGACCCGGTTCTTAATCCGGTTTAGACTCTCCTAGACGTATACGGAAACTACGACGCACACGACGTCTTGCCGACGTCGAGAGTGATTATTTCTAACAGTGAGGGACACCTATTAGATGATGAAATGGATATGGATGAAATGTACTTGGCTCTTTCCCTCCTCCCTTCCCTTCCCGGGTCGCTTCATCCAACTACCACCGCCTGAGAGTCGACCTCCGTGCTCGTCTGCCGCCCCTGGCCTTCTCTCTCTCTGCTGGTGCTGCCGGCCGGCGAGAAGATGGTCTAGGTGGTCTGGCTCCCCTTGTAAATAGTAGAGTAGGTAGTAGTAGTGGTTTGCCTCGTTGGTTTGTTTGGCTTTATGCCGAGACTTGGAGTGGGTCGCCGGAGTTGGGCCGTATCCGGTGGCTGCTGGTGGTCTTCCTCTTCTCTGCGGTGCTTTGGTGGGCAGGGCCGGAGGCAGAGAAGGTCGTGACCGCCGGGATCTCCATAAATAAGGCCGCGTTCTGCTGCTACCTCCCGATGTGGAGTGGGTACGCGGGGAAGCATCTTCCGGCCGGCTGTGGAAGCGAGGGGAAGAAGTGGACCAGTGTGTCGTGCTGCGCATCTCCGAGGTGGCGGAGTCTGTTCCTGCTGCATCTTGGAGCGAATCACGTGGTGGCCATGGCTGCCGCCACGATCAGTGGTCGAAAGGGCGACCCCTTCAGGCGCCAAGCTAGCGCCTCTTCAACCTCCATGGTGGAGGCCCCTTCTAAAGTCTCTCGTTGGAGTGCTGTGCCTTCACGccgccaagtggtgcgtccccggcggtgTCAAGGCGGCCGGCGATGGAGGCTCAGCGCCGGTGGAGAGGACCAAGGGCTCGATTGCTTTTACTCTTTTAGATCCAGGGTCCTTTGTGCATATATCCAGGATAGTGCTGTAATTTCCCTTTTCTTTCAGGGTCTGGCTTGTATTTTGTACCCACCGACGTTTTAATGTATGCAGCTTCGGGGTCCTTCCCGGCCCCtttccttgttcaaaaaaaaaaaaaaaagaaatgtaCTTGACAACAGAACTTTCCCTATAACAGTCCCTCAACATTTAAAAGATGATCATTTCCTAGTCGCGCTTTCTGCTATTCAAAAAGAGTCTACTGCGGGGGTATATCTTCTCGGCTCAGGTTGCTGGATTGGCTGTAGATTTGCTTTTCTTGCGCTCCTAGCAATTAAAAGAATcagtctttttcttttttctttttgcgAATGCGTATTTTTGTTGACTTGACCATGGCACATTTAACAGCCTTTTTTTGCTGGACTGTTCCTAGACGCTTTCTGCTGCTCCTAGTATTAGTATTATGTTCACAACGGAGTTGTGTGATTATTTTCGCAATGCTTTGTTGTAGGAGCGTGCATGTGTTTCGGAAGTAAAGAACCTCCCTTCTGACTACCCAGCGGATACTGAACTGCCCAGGGCTCCTGACTAGCTCCCTCTAAGACAGATCAATATTCAAATAGCATCAGAAAGCATTAGTTCCGTACACAGTTCGTACGGATATTGCTACTTCTGTTTCCTGTTTGCTAGCCGAAAACTACCGTATGCCATCAGAAGACTTGGATagtacactggtagaaaaatggccttccgtccagcctcattagtcgccaaaatataggaaccgcgactaatggggtctttagtcgcggttcgggtggcgaaccgcgactaaagacctgggcccaACGCGCTcactggccagctggtggacgggaggggctttagtcgcggttggccaggccaaccgggactaaaggcccatccctataaaagggcatcagctcacagcacttagccatttggtgccacttctcttcacaagcttcacaagggggtgtaggtttgcttttggttcctcttatgcacacaaggtgtttgatgaaatgccccaagagcatgaaataaacatgatatgaagtgttggagccacacttgagcttcctcatttattttttcctcctcgatcgcggttagcaacttgaacctttcatgcatgtgtgtcattgataaaatatgcatgtgtgtagttcattgtttaatttatattgtttatagctagttagtttaacaaatgcatgatggttaattatatattttatattataataatgcagatgaatcggcaatggatgtacggtaactgactctccggcgagttcactacgggtttgaaagatttcctcataGTGGCTAATGCtaacaagcagaagggttttgttatctgtccatgtgttgactgtaagaatcagaagggttactcttcctcaagagaagttcacctgcacctgcttcggcacggtttcatgccaagctataattgttggaccaagcatggagaaagaggggttataatggaaga
This Lolium perenne isolate Kyuss_39 chromosome 1, Kyuss_2.0, whole genome shotgun sequence DNA region includes the following protein-coding sequences:
- the LOC127336157 gene encoding uncharacterized protein, translating into MLPNRGLLLAFRYCISFFATDATGESEFVMFEKVAAGAVGRQLMNLMRQRYPGYYTVDELANVARHDTAIPAEIERLVGHKYKLLVSISKKWNSGNSENLNFQVCRIEETYKPELPPLAFAASSRSAGASSSTGGSGSRLLPLGPTLSHVQHRAATFGGSHSSGNATPPSPIASPGTPAKGSSAPKRGTKRSLFSSPPKRNTQLADACAAAAEEEPATLVQPVEDDGITTDVEKNGPPPNPKSKRNANSAKSGTLSKKAKP
- the LOC127336166 gene encoding uncharacterized mitochondrial protein AtMg00810-like, whose product is MYKRGQGRDRLLVGIYVDNLLITGADEEEIAKFKLQMKELFKMSDLGLLTYYLGIEVQQKLGEITLCQEAYAKKILENCGMEDCNPTQVPMEPRVKLSKKSEAPAVDATEYRSVVGSLRYLVNTRPDLAYSVGIVSRYMEAPTTEHWAAVKHILRYIKGTTDYGIVYLKEKGKVKILGYSDSDMAGDVDDRKSTSGVAYFLGNSIVSWLSQKQKVVALSSCEAEYIAAATAACQGVWLGRLLGDLKEEEAERVVLNVDNKFTISLCKNPVHHDMSKHIDTRYHYIRGCVEENKIEVNYVRTDDQLADILTKSLGRLKFLEMRRRIGVQAVKTSTSCLGG